One Streptomyces umbrinus genomic window, AAAGGAATTGGACAGGGGGCGCTGGCCAGATCTTTCGACGCAAGGGGTGCTACGCGACATGACAACCACCGACTTCACGACACCCGTCCCCTACAGGGAGGTGACGGACCGCAACGGCCGCCTGTACCGGATCGGTGAGACCGACCGGGACATCATGGGGCGACCACGCTGGACCATGGTGCTCTTCCCCTGGATGGGCATGATGGGCATCAGCTCCTCGGAGTACGCGTTCACATCCGCCGAGGACACCCTGCACGAGGCCCACCTCTGGGACAGTGGGCACATCTTCTGGCTGATGGGCGTCTGGGTGTTCTTCCAGGCGGCCGTGGCCTTCCCGGCCGGCCAGCTGCGCGAGAGCGGAAAGCTGCCCGCGCGGTACGCCATGATGCTCGGCGCACTCGGCACGGTCCTGGGTTACATCTCCCTGGCGTACGCGCCGCACGTGATCGTCGCCTACATAGGCTTCGGCATGTTCAGCGGCATCGGCGCCGGCCTCGTCTACGCGACCTGCGTGAACATGGTCGGCAAGTGGTATCCGGAGCGCAAGGGCGGCAAGACCGGCATGGTCAACGGCGGTTTCGCCTACGGCTCCGTGCCCTTCGTGTTCCTGTTCACCTCGTACATGGACCTGTCCAACTACGAGACCGTGCTGGTCATGGTCGGCGTGATCTGCTGCACGGTCGTCGCCGTCGCCGGCTGGTTCTTCAAGGACCCGCCGAAGAACTGGTGGCCAGCGCACGTCGACCCGCTGAAGACCTCCGACGACCCGCGGGTCGTGCGGGCACTGGCGAAGAACCCGCCGGCGGTCAAGCAGTACACACCGCGGGAGGCGGCCAGGACGCCCGTCCTGTGGATGATGTGGTTCTGCCTGTTGTGCACGGCCGGTATCAACATCTTCGGCATCGCCATGCAGGTGCCGTTCGGAAAGGAGATGGGGTTCGCGGGCGGCATCGTGGCCACCGCGATGTCACTCAAGGCGATCGTCAACGGCACCGGACGTGGTGTCATCGGCTGGATCTCGGACCGCTACGGCCGCCGGAACACACTCGTCATCGTCTGTGTCGTCCTCGGCTGCTCGCAGTTCGGCGTGTTCCTCTCCGGGAACATGGGCTCGATGCCGTTCTTCCTGGTCTGCTCGATGGTCTCCGGCTTCGGCGGCGGCGCGATCTTCCCGCTCTTCGCGGCCATGACGGCGGACTACTTCGGTGAGAACAACAACGCCTCCAACTACGGCATGGTCTACAGCTCCAAGCTCATCTCCGGTCTCGTCGGCTCCGGCGTGGGAGCCGTCGTCGTGAGCACCTGGGGCTACGGAGGCGCCTTCGCACTGGCAGGCGGCATCGGTCTCGGTTCCGCAGTCCTCGCGCTCTTCCTGCGCGCTCCCGGCCGCCCCAGTCCCAAGCGCGTCGTGCCCAACCCGCACCCGATCGGCGAGGAGATGGCCTGAACCGGTGAGGAGACGAATCGAGCCGGTGGGGGGATGCCCCCTCATGAACCCCGCGGTGCGGAACCGTCCCGCGCCGTGTCCGCCGCACACGTCCCCGACGCTCTAGAACCTGCACGAACCGCTTCCGTCCTTGGAAACGCCGAACGGTCCTCCCCACGGCACCGCGTGGGGAGGACCGTTCGCTGTGTGTCCGGGGTCAGTGGCGCCTTGCGCGGAGGGCCGCAAGGTTGTCGTAACTGATCTTGGCCTCGCGCAGCGACTGTGCGGGGTCGGTCGCACTGGGCGAGTTGTCGTCCTCGACCATCGGGTTGTGGTAGTTCCGCTCACCGACCCGCGAGAAGAACGTGGTGTAGTCGATGACGCCCGTTCCGAAGGGCACCATGTCGTAGCCCATGCCGTTGGTGGTGCTCACGACACCGTCCTTGGCGTGGAACAGCGGGTAGCGCTTGTTGTTGCGGGCGACGAGCCCCGCCGGGTCGAAGACCTTCTCGCGGGTGGAGCCGTCGTGGGCGGTGTAGGTGTGGAACTTGTACTGGGCGACGTGCGCCCAGAAGATGTCCATCTCCAGCCAGACCAGCTTCGGGTCGGTGGCCTTGAGGAAGTACTCCAGCTTGCGGATGCCGGAGCTGCGGGTGGGCCGGCCCTGGGCGTCCAGCGGGCCTCCGTCGAGCAGGAAGCCGTAGGCGGAGTCGTGGTTGTGCGTGTACAGCTTGATGCCCTCGCGGCGGGCGATCCTGCCCAGCGCGTTCCACTTGTCGGCCGCCACGTCCCAGTCGGCCGGGTAGGAGCTGCCGGTGGGGTCGCCGCCGGTGCCCATGTGGTCCATGCCGATGATGTTGGCGATCTCCAGGTGCTTCTTGAAGTTGTCCAGGTCGGCGGTGGTCAGCGGCCAGGAGGACGGTATGAAGCCGTGGTTGCCCTGGGCGCGCAGGCCGTAGTCGTCGAGCCAGGAGCGCAGCAGCTTGGCGCCCGCGACGGACTCCAGGCTGGCGCCGCCGGACGCGTTGGCGTGCTGGTTGTAGCCGGCGAACTCCACCTGGCGGTATCCGTGGCGGGCCAGCTGCTTGAACACCTCGCGGAAGCCGGAGGGCAGGTCCGAGGCGAGCGGGTCGCGGGCCGTGGCGTCGCGGACGGTGTAGAGGATGATGCCGCGCTTGCCCGGCGGAACGAGGACGTGACCGCGGCCGTGGTCGTGGCCTCTGCCCCGGTCCTGGGCCAGGGCTGGTGAGGCGCCCAGCACCGGGGCGGCTATCGCCCCGGCGGCGACGGCGGTGCACGTGCTGAGGAAGCGGCGGCGGTTGACGCCGAGCGCGCGACGCAGGGCGTCGCCGGATCCGGATTCGTCGTTGAACGCGGTCACGGTGTCTCTCTTTCGGGTAGGGGCCCACCGTGTTCGGCAGGGGCCCAGCCATGTCCGTCAGGTGTCCGGCTGTGACGGGTGCCGTGCGGTACGCCGGTTATCCACAGGCCGAACGCACTGTCAGTGCCGTGTGTTTCACTTTTCGTGATCGCCCGTCCGGTCGCTCCCAGGTGCAGTCACCCGAGGCCGGCCAGGTCGAGCAACAGGGATTTCACATCGGTGGCCGCGACGCGGTCGCCGACAGCGCGGGGGGTGGAGCAGATGATGAGCGGACCTTCGTCGTCGCTCAGGGGGAGGCGGCCGTGGCTGCCTCGAATAGGTGAGGGATCGAGGGGCACGACCGCCATGCGGTAGCGCATGCCGAGCTTCTTGCGGGCCAGCGCGCCCGCGGCCTTGACCTTGACGTACGGGTCGAGCGGATCCATGAAGAGCTCGACCGGGTCGTAGCCGGGTTTGCGGTGGATCTCGACGAGCTGCGCGAAGTCGGGCGCGCGGGCGTCGTCGAGCCAGTAGTAGTACGTGAACCAGGCGTCCGGCTCCGCGACGGCGACGAGTTCGCCGGAGCGCGGATGGTCGAGGTGGTGGGTCTTCTTGCCCTCGTCGTCGAGGAGTTGCTCGATGCCGGGCAGATCGGCGAGCGCCGCTTTCGTGGCCTCCATGTCCTCGGGGCGGCGCACGTAGACGTGGGCGATCTGGTGGTCGGCGACGGCGAAGGCACGTGATGCCATCGGGTCGAGGTACTCCATGCCGTCCTGCGTGTGCACTTCGAGGAGTCCGGCGCGGCGCAGTGCGCGGTTGATGTCGACGGGGCGGTCCGCGCGGGTGATGCCGTACTCGGACAGGGCGACGACGGTGCGGCCTTCCGCTCGCGCGTCGTCGAGGAGGGGGGCCATGGCCGCGTCGAGGTCGGCGGCCGCCTTCAGCGAGCGCGGGTCGTCGGGGCCGAAGCGCTGCAGGTCGTAGTCGAGATGAGGGAGGTAGCAGAGGGTCAGGTCAGGGTGGCGGGTGCGGATGATGTGCCGGGTGGCGTCGATGATCCACTGGCTGGAGACGAGGTCGGCGCCGGGACCCCAGAAGTGGAAGAGCGGGAACGTGCCGAGTTTCTCGGTGAGTTCGTCGTGCAGGGCCGGGGGCCGCGTGTAGCAGTCGGGTTCCTTGCGGCCGTCGGCGTAATAGATCGGACGAGGGGTGATGGTGATGTCGGTGTCGGCGCCCATGGCGTACCACCAGCAGATATTGGCGACCGTGTAGCCGGGGTGCGCGCGCCGGGCGGCGTCCCACAGTTTGTCCCCGGACACCAGGCCGTTGTGCTGGCGCCACAGCAGTACGTCGCCGAGGTC contains:
- a CDS encoding OFA family MFS transporter, whose amino-acid sequence is MTTTDFTTPVPYREVTDRNGRLYRIGETDRDIMGRPRWTMVLFPWMGMMGISSSEYAFTSAEDTLHEAHLWDSGHIFWLMGVWVFFQAAVAFPAGQLRESGKLPARYAMMLGALGTVLGYISLAYAPHVIVAYIGFGMFSGIGAGLVYATCVNMVGKWYPERKGGKTGMVNGGFAYGSVPFVFLFTSYMDLSNYETVLVMVGVICCTVVAVAGWFFKDPPKNWWPAHVDPLKTSDDPRVVRALAKNPPAVKQYTPREAARTPVLWMMWFCLLCTAGINIFGIAMQVPFGKEMGFAGGIVATAMSLKAIVNGTGRGVIGWISDRYGRRNTLVIVCVVLGCSQFGVFLSGNMGSMPFFLVCSMVSGFGGGAIFPLFAAMTADYFGENNNASNYGMVYSSKLISGLVGSGVGAVVVSTWGYGGAFALAGGIGLGSAVLALFLRAPGRPSPKRVVPNPHPIGEEMA
- a CDS encoding sugar phosphate isomerase/epimerase family protein — encoded protein: MTAFNDESGSGDALRRALGVNRRRFLSTCTAVAAGAIAAPVLGASPALAQDRGRGHDHGRGHVLVPPGKRGIILYTVRDATARDPLASDLPSGFREVFKQLARHGYRQVEFAGYNQHANASGGASLESVAGAKLLRSWLDDYGLRAQGNHGFIPSSWPLTTADLDNFKKHLEIANIIGMDHMGTGGDPTGSSYPADWDVAADKWNALGRIARREGIKLYTHNHDSAYGFLLDGGPLDAQGRPTRSSGIRKLEYFLKATDPKLVWLEMDIFWAHVAQYKFHTYTAHDGSTREKVFDPAGLVARNNKRYPLFHAKDGVVSTTNGMGYDMVPFGTGVIDYTTFFSRVGERNYHNPMVEDDNSPSATDPAQSLREAKISYDNLAALRARRH
- a CDS encoding nucleotide pyrophosphatase/phosphodiesterase family protein, whose amino-acid sequence is MSTHETPAAPAGTDGSTTPTPLLVLDVVGLTPRLLDHMPHLKTLAQSGSQATLGTVLPAVTCAAQSTFLTGTHPSEHGIVGNGWYFRDLGDVLLWRQHNGLVSGDKLWDAARRAHPGYTVANICWWYAMGADTDITITPRPIYYADGRKEPDCYTRPPALHDELTEKLGTFPLFHFWGPGADLVSSQWIIDATRHIIRTRHPDLTLCYLPHLDYDLQRFGPDDPRSLKAAADLDAAMAPLLDDARAEGRTVVALSEYGITRADRPVDINRALRRAGLLEVHTQDGMEYLDPMASRAFAVADHQIAHVYVRRPEDMEATKAALADLPGIEQLLDDEGKKTHHLDHPRSGELVAVAEPDAWFTYYYWLDDARAPDFAQLVEIHRKPGYDPVELFMDPLDPYVKVKAAGALARKKLGMRYRMAVVPLDPSPIRGSHGRLPLSDDEGPLIICSTPRAVGDRVAATDVKSLLLDLAGLG